In a genomic window of Micromonospora cremea:
- a CDS encoding FadR/GntR family transcriptional regulator, which produces MPPSVDSSSAPPVPPRGHRVRQTIEQLRARILGGEWPVGGRIPTEPQLVAALGVGRNTVREAVRALVHAGVLECRQGSGTYVVSTDELAPVVARRLGDDRMTEVIEVRRAFEVEAARLAALRRTPEDLAALDGALAEREAAWRGGRVDAFVEADAALHTAVVAAAHNAMLAELYASVGAALRSTVAQAMGDALTPERYVDHARLVEAIRAGDPGRAAIEAGAFLEPAVGA; this is translated from the coding sequence GTGCCACCGTCGGTCGATTCCTCCTCCGCGCCGCCGGTGCCGCCCCGCGGCCATCGGGTCCGGCAGACCATCGAGCAGCTCCGGGCCCGGATCCTGGGCGGCGAGTGGCCGGTCGGCGGGCGCATCCCCACCGAGCCACAGCTGGTCGCCGCGCTGGGCGTCGGGCGCAACACCGTCCGCGAGGCGGTCCGCGCCCTGGTGCACGCCGGCGTGCTGGAGTGCCGGCAGGGCTCCGGCACGTACGTGGTGTCCACCGACGAGCTGGCGCCGGTGGTGGCCCGTCGGCTCGGCGACGACCGGATGACCGAGGTGATCGAGGTGCGGCGCGCCTTCGAGGTGGAGGCCGCCCGGCTCGCCGCGCTGCGGCGTACCCCGGAGGACCTGGCGGCGCTCGACGGCGCGCTCGCCGAACGCGAGGCGGCCTGGCGCGGCGGCCGGGTGGACGCGTTCGTCGAGGCGGACGCGGCGCTGCACACCGCGGTGGTCGCCGCCGCGCACAACGCCATGCTGGCCGAGCTGTACGCCTCGGTCGGCGCCGCCCTGCGCAGCACGGTCGCCCAGGCGATGGGGGACGCGCTCACGCCCGAGCGCTACGTCGACCACGCCCGGCTGGTCGAGGCGATCCGGGCCGGCGACCCGGGCCGGGCAGCGATCGAAGCCGGCGCTTTTCTGGAGCCCGCCGTAGGGGCATAG
- a CDS encoding benzoate/H(+) symporter BenE family transporter, with product MVGRAQPVLAGVVTALVGFASSFTVVLAGLRAAGASDAQAASGLLALCVSSGLAAAWLGWRHRMPMSVAWSTPGAALLVATGPPPGGWPVAVGAFLVSGLLIVAAGLFPPLGRAVAAIPKPVAGAMLAGVLLPLCTAPVRALVELPTVAGPVVIGWLLLHRYARRWAVPGALLVAVVAIALTAPPAGLAGAALTPSVALTTPAWNASALVGLALPLFLVTMAAQNVPGMAVLVGYGYRPPFGAALRATGLASLLAAPAGGHAVNLAAITAALAAGPDAHPDPERRWVASVTAGVGLAVLGLGAGVATALVAVAPPILIEAVAGLALLGALATALASAVTDPATREAAVVTFVVTASGVTLIGVGGAFWGLVAGCLMLLLFHRRPPAAPATPPTDAPERSTPDRRNGAVPADRTPQHH from the coding sequence ATGGTCGGTCGGGCGCAACCGGTGCTGGCCGGGGTGGTGACCGCCCTGGTCGGCTTCGCCAGCTCGTTCACCGTCGTGCTGGCCGGGCTCCGGGCGGCCGGCGCGTCGGACGCGCAGGCGGCCTCCGGCCTGCTCGCCCTCTGCGTGTCGTCCGGACTGGCCGCCGCCTGGCTCGGCTGGCGGCACCGGATGCCGATGAGCGTCGCCTGGTCCACGCCGGGAGCGGCACTGCTGGTGGCGACCGGACCGCCGCCGGGCGGATGGCCGGTCGCGGTGGGCGCCTTCCTCGTCTCCGGCCTGCTGATCGTGGCGGCCGGGCTGTTCCCGCCCCTCGGTCGGGCGGTGGCCGCCATCCCCAAGCCGGTGGCCGGCGCGATGCTCGCCGGGGTGCTGCTGCCGCTGTGCACCGCGCCGGTCCGCGCGCTGGTCGAACTGCCCACGGTGGCCGGCCCGGTGGTGATCGGCTGGCTGCTGCTGCACCGGTACGCCCGCCGCTGGGCGGTACCCGGCGCGCTGCTGGTGGCGGTGGTCGCGATCGCGCTGACCGCGCCACCGGCCGGCCTGGCCGGCGCCGCGCTGACCCCGTCGGTCGCCCTGACCACGCCGGCCTGGAACGCATCCGCGCTGGTCGGGCTCGCCCTCCCGCTGTTCCTGGTCACCATGGCCGCACAGAACGTGCCCGGCATGGCGGTGCTGGTCGGCTACGGCTACCGCCCACCGTTCGGCGCCGCGTTGCGGGCCACCGGTCTGGCCAGCCTGCTGGCCGCCCCGGCCGGCGGGCACGCGGTGAACCTCGCGGCGATCACCGCCGCGCTGGCCGCCGGCCCCGACGCGCACCCGGACCCGGAGCGCCGGTGGGTCGCGTCGGTCACCGCCGGCGTCGGTCTGGCCGTGCTCGGGCTGGGCGCCGGCGTCGCCACCGCGCTGGTCGCGGTCGCCCCGCCGATCCTCATCGAGGCGGTCGCCGGGCTGGCGCTGCTGGGCGCGCTGGCCACCGCGCTCGCCTCGGCGGTGACCGACCCGGCGACCCGGGAGGCCGCCGTGGTCACCTTCGTGGTGACCGCCTCCGGGGTGACGCTGATCGGGGTGGGCGGCGCGTTCTGGGGTCTGGTCGCCGGCTGCCTGATGCTGCTGCTCTTCCATCGCCGCCCACCCGCCGCACCGGCCACGCCGCCGACCGATGCACCGGAAAGATCAACACCAGATCGGCGGAATGGCGCTGTCCCAGCCGACCGGACACCGCAACATCACTGA
- the mscL gene encoding large conductance mechanosensitive channel protein MscL — MLKGFKDFIMRGNVIDLAVGVVIGAAFTGVVTALTNSFLKPIIKLVGGGEDQFAGQWEISKGNFMDWAGFINALITFLLTAAVLYFFVVFPMNKLAERRQRGEEPPPAAPSEEIKLLTEIRDALLSAGHTTPGQQRGALDDVLGRRTEPPAPR, encoded by the coding sequence ATGCTCAAGGGCTTCAAAGACTTCATCATGCGCGGCAACGTCATCGACCTGGCGGTCGGTGTCGTCATCGGCGCCGCGTTCACCGGCGTGGTCACCGCGCTCACGAACTCGTTCCTCAAGCCGATCATCAAGCTGGTCGGTGGCGGGGAGGACCAGTTCGCCGGCCAGTGGGAGATCAGCAAGGGCAACTTCATGGACTGGGCGGGGTTCATCAACGCCCTGATCACCTTCCTGCTCACCGCGGCGGTGCTCTACTTCTTCGTGGTGTTCCCGATGAACAAGCTGGCCGAGCGGCGGCAGCGGGGCGAGGAGCCGCCGCCGGCCGCGCCGAGCGAGGAGATCAAGCTGCTCACCGAGATCCGGGACGCGCTACTCTCCGCCGGCCACACCACCCCTGGCCAGCAGCGCGGGGCGCTGGACGACGTGCTGGGCCGCCGGACGGAGCCGCCGGCGCCGCGCTGA